The genomic interval TCTCGCCGATACGCGCCATGTCCGTCAGCTCGTACTGTGTTCCGAGAATGGGAATGCGGATGACCTGCAAGAGCGGTATGGATACGGTTTTACCGCCGTACTGCATCAGCAGGCCTATGGATCCCGAACCGGCGCTTATGTTTTTATCGGCCATCGCGGGCCACCGCAGCGTCATGATCTTGTTTTCCTCGAGCATGGCGTCGCTTGCAGGATCGCGGGTAGGATCGATGAAGGTGTAGGAAAGCTTCCCGTAGGCCTTGTCGTTCAGGCTGTCCACCGCCGCCTTCACCTTTTCCGGGATTGTCTGCAGGTTTTCTATATTCATCAGGGGCGCCACTTTTTCCAAAGATGAAGAAAGAATGAGACGTATCTCGATCTTTTCCTTCAGGTTCAGCAGGGCGCTCACTTTGTTGTTCAGCTTCTGAATGGCGGTGGTCAGCTTGTATTCGAGGCCGTCTGTATCGGTGATGGTGGGAATGCGCTCGATCATGTCACCGTGAATCAGCACCAGCCCCATGTATGCCTTTTGAAATTTGACCTCATCCTTTTCGACGGCCTGGATCTGCACCGGGAAAACCCCGTAATTCCTTGCAAGCTCTTGATTCTGCTTGGCATCGGGGCTCGTGTCCCCCGATGCGGTGCTGACGTCGTAAAAGCGGTAGTTGAAATAGCGGTTGCCATAGTGGGCGTATTCCTCGAGCAGGTCGTGCAGGTAGCGCTCCGTATTGTTGTGGGGGGCCGGCAGGTTTTTGCTGAAGAATACATTGATGGTCAGCGGCTCGGAAAGGGTCGCGACCACATGGCGGCTGATGTCGGAAATGGAATACAGCTTGTTCCGGGTCAGGTCGATTCTGAAAAACAGGGTGATTCCGGCCATGTTGACCAGGACGACCACGACCAGATAGATGATGAATTTGATATAGCGATTCGATGAATGGGCACCATTCATGGTTTTCTCCTTAATACTTCTCCTGCATGGATATGTTTGCCCCGTAAAGGCTCACGAAAACGACACTGGCAAAATAAAGAATGTCTCTGGAGTCGATGATCCCTTTGGCAATATTCTGAAAATGATATCCGGCTCCCAGGTAGGCAAGAACGCCCAACAAATTTTTGGGAAGGAAAAAAAGCATTTTGTCTACCAACGTGAGGCTGAAGCAGATGGCGGTAGCCACAATGAACGCGATGATCTGATTGCGCGTCAGGGAAGAGGCGAACAGCCCCACGGCCGCAAAAGCGCCTCCGAGAAGAATGGCGCCGAGATAGCCCCCGACAACCGGCCCCCAGTCCAACTCACCCATGACGGACACCAGAATGGGATAGGCCGCCGTCGGCACCAGCATGGCGGCGATAAAAGCGATGCACGCCAGGAATTTGCCCAGGATGACGTCCTGAAACGTCACCGGCATGGTGAGCAAAAGCTCGTAGGAGCCGACATTCAGCTCCTCCGAGAAAAGCCGCATGGTTACGGCGGGGATTATGAAGGAAAAGATGATCGGCAGCAGAGAAAAGAAATTTCTCAAGCTGGCCTGGCTGTAAAGAAAAAAAGTGCTAAAGAAAAACCAACCGATCACCACCAGAAATATGGCGATGACGATGTAGGCGATCGGCGAAATAAAGTAAGCGCCGAATTCCTTTCTAAATATATGCGCAGCCTGTTTCAT from Deltaproteobacteria bacterium carries:
- a CDS encoding ABC-2 transporter permease, translating into MKQAAHIFRKEFGAYFISPIAYIVIAIFLVVIGWFFFSTFFLYSQASLRNFFSLLPIIFSFIIPAVTMRLFSEELNVGSYELLLTMPVTFQDVILGKFLACIAFIAAMLVPTAAYPILVSVMGELDWGPVVGGYLGAILLGGAFAAVGLFASSLTRNQIIAFIVATAICFSLTLVDKMLFFLPKNLLGVLAYLGAGYHFQNIAKGIIDSRDILYFASVVFVSLYGANISMQEKY